GCGCCTGGTTTGATGCTTGGAGCTGGCCGCATCAATCGTCGCCTGATTCTGCTGGCGCTGTCGGTGCTGCTGCTGGCGTCCAACCTGGTGTCAGCGATGGCGCCGGGCTTTGGCACGATGCTGCTGGGGCGTGCGTTGCTGGGTGCCGCCCTTGGTGGTTTCTGGACCTTGGCGCTGGCCACCTCGGCGCGCCTGGTGCATGAGGAGCATGCGGCCAAGGCCACAGCAATGATCTTGACCGGGGTCACCTTTGCCACCGTGATCGGTGTGCCGCTCGGTACCTTCATCAGCACACTGGCGTCATGGCGCGCATCGTTCTTCGCCACCGGCTTACTGGCGGCTGTAGCGCTGGCTGCGCAAGCGTTGTTGCTGCCGTCGTTGCCATCGAAGGCGGCGATTCGTTTCAGCGATCTGCGCGCCTTGCTCAGCCGCGCCAATACCCGCAAGAGTTTGCTGATGGTGGCGCTGGTGTTCGGAGCGCACTTTTCTGCCTACACCTACGTCACGCCGTTCCTGACGCAAAACGCCGGCTTCGGCATTTCCACCGTGACTTCGGTGTTGCTGGGTTTTGGCATTGTCGGTTTCATTTCCAATTTCGTCGTCTCCACAACTGTCGGACGCAACCTGCAGCTGTCGCTGCTGGCGGTAGTGACTGTGCTGATGGTGGC
This DNA window, taken from Collimonas arenae, encodes the following:
- a CDS encoding MFS transporter, with product MEKNLAVVRTQVSPQNDALLDMPSPLGNASSPLRSWLSVVAVAIGAFAFVTTEFLPVGLLPQIAHDLGVSPGTAGLMVTTPGVIAAISAPGLMLGAGRINRRLILLALSVLLLASNLVSAMAPGFGTMLLGRALLGAALGGFWTLALATSARLVHEEHAAKATAMILTGVTFATVIGVPLGTFISTLASWRASFFATGLLAAVALAAQALLLPSLPSKAAIRFSDLRALLSRANTRKSLLMVALVFGAHFSAYTYVTPFLTQNAGFGISTVTSVLLGFGIVGFISNFVVSTTVGRNLQLSLLAVVTVLMVALLTLPLLHASQAGVIVMVLAWGVAFGAIPLCLSIWLQLSSPDLPEAGSALFVSIVQVAIAVGSSTGGVVVDSLGIPSTLWLGGILAVASLAVIASFGINNQKLSEILSQ